Proteins encoded together in one Anabaena sphaerica FACHB-251 window:
- a CDS encoding DUF2726 domain-containing protein has translation MYIKPKRLVNPYEERMLEFLQTCIDENYKLHTQVSLSQICELGIGVDIELRKFFFSSSVDALITNDNYQPCLVVECQSEKYHSSNEAKERDHKKLHLLTLAGVPLLYSRIKDFGLLHLYSQQEEVIFNLFTGEKRENAKALIRSYCEPSNFANLQAIA, from the coding sequence ATGTATATCAAACCCAAAAGACTTGTTAACCCTTACGAAGAAAGAATGTTAGAATTTCTCCAAACCTGCATAGATGAAAATTATAAACTTCATACCCAGGTCAGCTTATCCCAAATTTGTGAATTAGGCATAGGAGTTGATATAGAACTAAGAAAATTTTTCTTTAGCTCCAGTGTAGATGCTCTAATCACAAATGATAATTATCAACCTTGCTTAGTAGTGGAATGTCAATCTGAAAAATATCATAGTTCCAATGAGGCAAAAGAGCGTGATCATAAAAAATTACATTTACTCACATTAGCAGGAGTTCCCTTACTTTATTCAAGAATTAAAGACTTTGGATTATTACATCTTTACTCTCAGCAAGAAGAAGTAATATTTAACTTATTCACAGGCGAAAAACGAGAAAACGCCAAAGCCTTAATTAGAAGCTATTGCGAACCATCCAACTTTGCTAATTTGCAAGCCATAGCTTAA